One Glycine max cultivar Williams 82 chromosome 3, Glycine_max_v4.0, whole genome shotgun sequence DNA window includes the following coding sequences:
- the LOC100815707 gene encoding protein NETWORKED 3A has translation MTGMTKNQPSQWWWLDSHTTSNRSPWLQSTLSELNEKTRAMLKLIEEDADSFAKRAEMYYKKRPELVSMVEDFYRTHRSLAERYDQVKPDTTGIGHLITGGSPFASAKHQLEKLMTFSDNGYDTYSEHCDVYESEESEVDDPEQEEDEEGTKFLHNSIKNEQVSFVAASDVEVMKLRGEVKRLNEENKAHRDQIKQKDTICDEIMMLREEIGRLRDENEAQKEQLKQKDEEKIEVIRQLSLAIDVLKQENVKMRNFIAKESTKKWKNPFEINKLVGAFSVKLFSGGTPKNQPGVELSRCG, from the exons ATGACTGGAATGACGAAGAATCAACCGTCACAGTGGTGGTGGCTTGATAGCCACACCACTTCTAATCGATCCCCTTGGCTTCAATCCACTCTCTCTG AGCTTAATGAGAAGACAAGGGCAATGTTAAAGTTAATTGAAGAGGATGCAGATTCCTTTGCCAAACGTGCAGAGATGTATTACAAGAAGCGACCAGAGCTTGTGAGCATGGTTGAGGATTTCTACAGGACACATCGCTCCCTAGCTGAGCGCTATGATCAAGTCAAACCTGATACTACTGGAATTGGACACCTCATTACTGGGGGGTCACCTTTTGCTTCAGCAAAGCATCAGTTGGAGAAGTTGATGACTTTTTCAGATAATGGATATGATACCTATTCTGAGCATTGTGATGTGTACGAGTCTGAGGAATCTGAAGTTGATGATCCTGAACAGGAGGAGGATGAAGAGGGGACCAAGTTTCTTCATAACAGCATAAAAAATGAGCAAGTTTCGTTTGTGGCAGCGAGTGATGTTGAAGTGATGAAGCTGAGGGGTGAAGTTAAGAGACTCAATGAAGAGAACAAGGCTCATAGGGATCAAATCAAGCAGAAGGATACCATTTGTGATGAAATCATGATGCTGAGGGAAGAAATTGGAAGGCTTAGAGATGAGAATGAGGCACAGAAGGAACAACTCAAGCAGAAGGATGAAGAGAAGATTGAGGTGATAAGACAGCTGAGTTTAGCAATAGATGTGCTGAAGCAGGAGAATGTGAAGATGAGAAACTTCATTGCTAAGGAGTCCACCAAGAAATGGAAGAACCCATTTGAGATCAACAAACTTGTGGGAGCATTTTCTGTGAAGTTGTTCAGTGGTGGTACTCCAAAGAATCAGCCCGGCGTTGAGCTCTCTAGATGTGGTTAA
- the LOC102668138 gene encoding probable indole-3-pyruvate monooxygenase YUCCA10, whose product MEEKQRVIIVGAGPSGISAAACFTKQSIPYIILEREDCSASLWKKYSYERLHLHLRKQYCQLPHKPFPASFPPYVPKKQFLQYLDDYVSHFGITPLYRRTVELAEYDQGCHNWRVMALNGDSGQLEEYRGRFLVVATGETTDPFVPELQGLSGFPGKLIHSTGFRSGKDFKDQHVLVVGSGNSGMEIALDLVNHGAKTSILVRSPVHFLSREMVSLGLFLLKYLSLSTVDSLMVMLSTMIYGDVTKYGVARPNEGPFYMKVKYGKYPVIDVGTYKKIKSGELKVLPSEIESLRGKDVLFKNGESHPFDSIVFCTGFKRSTNKWLKGDDYLLNDEGLPKPSYPIHWKGNNGLYCVGLSRRGFYGAAADAENIANDVSSFTQHPCP is encoded by the exons atggaagagaaGCAGAGAGTGATAATAGTGGGAGCAGGGCCTTCGGGGATATCGGCGGCAGCATGCTTCACGAAACAGTCGATTCCGTACATAATCCTGGAGAGGGAAGACTGTTCCGCTTCCCTGTGGAAGAAATATTCATACGAGCGCCTCCACCTCCACCTCAGGAAACAGTACTGCCAGCTTCCCCACAAACCCTTCCCAGCATCTTTTCCTCCCTACGTTCCCAAGAAGCAGTTCTTGCAGTACCTGGACGACTACGTCTCCCACTTCGGAATCACGCCGCTGTACCGAAGAACCGTGGAGCTGGCCGAGTACGACCAGGGCTGCCACAACTGGAGGGTCATGGCCCTCAACGGGGACTCCGGTCAGCTCGAGGAGTACCGTGGGAGGTTTCTGGTGGTGGCCACTGGTGAAACCACTGACCCTTTTGTGCCGGAGCTTCAAGGCCTCAGTGGCTTTCCTGGGAAGCTCATTCATTCCACTGGGTTTCGTTCTGGGAAGGATTTCAAAGATCAGCATGTTCTTGTTGTTGGATCGGGGAATTCTGGCATGGAAATCGCATTGGACCTTGTCAACCATGGTGCCAAAACTTCCATTCTCGTTAGGAGCCCG GTTCATTTTCTATCAAGGGAGATGGTGAGTTTGGGGTTGTTTCTGTTGAAATATTTGTCGTTGAGCACCGTGGACTCGCTGATGGTGATGCTTAGTACAATGATTTACGGGGATGTGACCAAATATGGGGTTGCAAGGCCCAATGAGGGTCCCTTTTATAtgaaggtcaagtatggaaagTACCCAGTTATTGACGTTGGAacctataaaaaaatcaagtctGGAGAATTGAAG GTTTTGCCATCAGAAATAGAAAGCCTAAGAGGCAAGGATGTCCTATTCAAGAATGGTGAGTCGCACCCATTTGACTCCATTGTTTTCTGCACCGGCTTCAAGAGATCAACCAACAAGTGGCTTAAG GGGGATGATTACCTTCTGAATGATGAGGGTCTTCCGAAGCCGAGTTACCCGATCCATTGGAAGGGAAATAATGGTTTGTACTGCGTTGGGCTATCAAGGAGAGGCTTCTATGGCGCTGCCGCAGATGCTGAAAATATAGCAAATGATGTAAGCTCCTTCACGCAGCATCCATGTCCCTGA